Part of the Bacillus sp. THAF10 genome is shown below.
AAACCAAAAGAGGCTGTGACAAAAGGGTTTTAGACTAAGTAAAAACCGAACTGATTGGAGTATTTGATCAAACCAGTTCGGTTTTTTTAGGTCCCAGCCTCTTTTTTCTATTACGCGTTTATTCTGTTCATTTGGATATGAAATTTATAACGGTCTCCCCTATATAGGGATTTAACAAGCTCTAATGGTGTTCCATTTAGGAGGTAGGTGTTTCTTTGTATTGCAAGAACAGGTTGTTGTCTTTCCATTTGTAAGAGCTTTTCATCCTCTAATGAAGCTTTGACTGATTCAATAGATTGATCAGCATGAGAAATTTTTAATTGTAGCTTTTCTTCTATATATGCGTAAATAGAGGCATTAACGTCTTGTTCTGTAAGTCCTTTTACTAGATTTGCGGAAAGGTAGCTTGTTTCGAGTGCCATAGGTTCCCCGTCTGCCATTCTTAACCTCTTAATTTCATAAACAGGAGCATATTCACGAATTTGTAGTTCTTCTGCAACAAAGGTACTCGCTGGGACGATTTCGAAGTGAATGAGTCT
Proteins encoded:
- a CDS encoding GntR family transcriptional regulator; the encoded protein is MINKTSPIPIYYQLESHLKEQIKAGLLLPGDTIPSEREFAEKYEISRMTVRQAINSLVNEGLLYRKKGSGTFVAEKKLEQPLQGLTSFTEDMKKRGLTPTSRLIHFEIVPASTFVAEELQIREYAPVYEIKRLRMADGEPMALETSYLSANLVKGLTEQDVNASIYAYIEEKLQLKISHADQSIESVKASLEDEKLLQMERQQPVLAIQRNTYLLNGTPLELVKSLYRGDRYKFHIQMNRINA